The following proteins are co-located in the Prionailurus viverrinus isolate Anna chromosome A1, UM_Priviv_1.0, whole genome shotgun sequence genome:
- the LOC125168960 gene encoding olfactory receptor 2T6-like — protein sequence MVGDNKTCSSDFTLIGLFTHGATSVFLFSIICAVFFMAMIVNGVMIFLIHIDPYLHTPMYFLLSHLSFIDMMYISTIVPKMLVNYLVGKGTISFVACTAQHFLYMGFVGAEFFLLGLMAYDRYVAICNPLRYPVLMSHRVCWMILASSWFGGALDSFLLTPITMSLPFCSSRKINHFFCEAPTMLRLACGDKAAYEMVMYVCCVMMLLIPFSVIIASYARILITVHQMKSAEGKKKAFATCSSHIMVVTLFYGAALYTYMVPQSYHTPIKDKVFSAFYTILTPLLNPLIYSLRNTDVTGAFKRVLARCQGIRGVTREGF from the coding sequence ATGGTTGGAGACAATAAAACCTGTTCCAGTGACTTCACCCTCATAGGGCTCTTCACTCATGGTGCAACCTCAGTCTTCCTTTTCAGCATAATTTGTGCTGTATTCTTCATGGCCATGATAGTTAATGGGGTCATGATCTTCCTGATCCATATAGACCCTTACCTCCATACCCCCATGTACTTCCTACTCAGCCACCTCTCCTTCATTGACATGATGTACATCTCTACCATTGTGCCCAAGATGCTGGTCAATTATCTTGTGGGCAAGGGGACTATCTCCTTCGTTGCCTGTACAGCCCAGCACTTTCTCTACATGGGCTTTGTGGGGGCTGAATTTTTCCTGCTAGGACTCATGGCttatgaccgctatgtggccatctgcaacCCGCTTCGCTATCCTGTTCTTATGAGCCACCGGGTCTGTTGGATGATCTTGGCCAGCTCTTGGTTTGGTGGTGCTTTGGACAGCTTCCTCCTCACTCCGATCACCATGAGTCTCCCGTTCTGCAGTTCCCGCAAGATCAATCACTTCTTCTGTGAAGCACCTACCATGCTGAGGCTGGCCTGTGGTGACAAAGCTGCCTATGAAATGGTAATGTATGTTTGCTGTGTCATGATGCTGCTGATCCCCTTCTCTGTGATAATTGCTTCCTATGCCCGAATTCTCATCACAGTGCACCAGATGAAGTCagcagaagggaagaagaaggctTTTGCCACCTGCTCATCACACATAATGGTGGTGACCTTGTTTTATGGGGCTGCCCTGTATACATATATGGTTCCCCAATCCTACCACACACCGATCAAAGACAAGGTCTTCTCCGCCTTTTACACCATTCTCACTCCTTTGTTAAATCCTCTCATTTACAGCTTGAGAAACACAGATGTAACCGGGGCCTTTAAAAGGGTCTTGGCAAGATGTCAAGGGATTCGTGGTGTGACACGGGAAGGATTCTGA